A DNA window from Streptomyces parvus contains the following coding sequences:
- a CDS encoding LpqB family beta-propeller domain-containing protein — MRISALLGCGVAVLAGCGSMPVTGDVKAVDASQPGDSQVQVYAVAPREGAPPSEIVDGFLESMTSDDPAFATTRKYLSADARRTWQPGGTTTVLAQAPNRGGPLLHDEDNRATRDRETTYTLTGEKVATVDAQSSYQPLAPTSYAQTLHLVLEQVAEGKKEWRIDVVPDGLVLGQSDFKRLYRSVNKYYYATGGTNGRSTLVADPVYVRNRTDPVTRMDTVAQTVRTLLAGPTNWLRPVVDSRFPTGTALRKGVTALAPDDQNVLKVPLNQKADTAGRSACRMMAAQVLFTLRDLTSARVERVELEGGEGRLCALDADDAPEFSADRGSEGDDSQYFINDKGQVERVLGASGDTGTTEPVTGPLGAGVVPMGSVGVARDEERAAAVSSSGQYLYVSSLETEGDLDEPLVTSRAKKAADRLSSPSWDGRGDLWVADRDPAGPRLLRLAGGTGEPQEVRVPGLDGARIEELRMSADGVRIALLLTKDGRTTLNIGRVERRGSSVAPEISVEDLRQAAPQLADVSAISWSGRSRLVVVGKEEGGVQQVRYVQADGSTSASAALPGVNQVQSVAAADDEQLPLMAETVGDGIVKLSPGDNWQTVLKKGKALVYPG; from the coding sequence GTGCGGATATCCGCACTGCTCGGTTGCGGCGTCGCCGTGCTGGCCGGCTGCGGCTCGATGCCGGTGACCGGGGACGTCAAGGCGGTCGACGCCTCGCAGCCCGGGGACTCCCAGGTGCAGGTGTACGCGGTGGCGCCCCGGGAAGGCGCCCCGCCCAGCGAGATCGTCGACGGCTTCCTGGAGTCGATGACCAGTGACGATCCCGCCTTCGCGACCACCCGGAAGTACCTGAGCGCGGACGCCCGGCGCACCTGGCAGCCGGGCGGTACCACCACGGTGCTGGCCCAGGCCCCCAACCGCGGCGGCCCCCTCCTCCACGACGAGGACAACCGCGCCACCCGGGACCGGGAGACGACCTACACGCTGACCGGCGAGAAGGTCGCGACGGTCGACGCCCAGAGCTCCTACCAGCCGCTCGCGCCCACCTCCTACGCCCAGACCCTGCACCTGGTGCTGGAACAGGTGGCGGAGGGGAAGAAGGAGTGGCGCATCGACGTCGTGCCGGACGGCCTGGTCCTCGGACAGTCCGACTTCAAGCGGCTCTACCGCTCCGTGAACAAGTACTACTACGCCACCGGGGGCACGAACGGCCGGTCGACGCTCGTCGCCGACCCCGTCTACGTACGCAACCGCACGGATCCCGTCACGCGCATGGACACCGTGGCGCAGACCGTCAGGACGCTGTTGGCCGGGCCGACGAACTGGCTGCGTCCCGTGGTCGATTCCCGGTTCCCGACGGGGACCGCCCTGCGCAAGGGCGTCACCGCGCTGGCACCGGACGATCAGAACGTCCTGAAGGTGCCGCTCAACCAGAAGGCCGACACGGCGGGCCGGAGCGCCTGCCGGATGATGGCCGCCCAGGTGCTGTTCACGCTCCGGGACCTGACCTCGGCGCGGGTCGAGCGGGTGGAGCTGGAGGGCGGCGAGGGCAGGCTCTGCGCGCTGGACGCCGACGACGCGCCGGAGTTCTCCGCCGACCGTGGCTCCGAAGGGGACGACAGCCAGTACTTCATCAACGACAAGGGACAGGTGGAGCGGGTCCTCGGCGCCAGCGGCGACACCGGGACGACGGAGCCCGTGACCGGACCGCTGGGAGCGGGCGTTGTCCCGATGGGATCCGTCGGAGTGGCCCGGGACGAGGAGCGGGCCGCCGCGGTCTCCTCCTCCGGGCAGTACCTCTACGTGTCCTCCCTGGAGACGGAGGGCGACCTGGACGAGCCCCTCGTCACCAGCAGGGCGAAGAAGGCCGCCGACCGGCTGTCGTCGCCGAGCTGGGACGGCCGCGGCGACCTGTGGGTCGCCGACCGTGATCCGGCAGGACCCAGGCTGCTGCGGCTGGCCGGGGGCACGGGCGAGCCGCAGGAGGTTCGGGTGCCCGGCCTCGACGGTGCCCGGATCGAGGAGCTCCGGATGTCCGCGGACGGGGTGCGGATCGCGCTGCTGCTGACGAAGGACGGCCGTACCACGCTGAACATCGGCCGGGTCGAGCGGCGGGGGTCCTCCGTGGCGCCCGAGATCTCGGTCGAGGATCTGCGTCAGGCCGCACCGCAGCTCGCGGACGTTTCGGCCATCTCCTGGTCGGGACGCAGCCGTCTGGTGGTGGTCGGCAAGGAGGAGGGCGGCGTTCAGCAGGTGCGTTATGTGCAGGCTGACGGGTCCACGTCGGCCTCCGCGGCGCTTCCCGGGGTGAACCAGGTCCAGTCGGTCGCCGCGGCGGACGACGAACAGCTTCCGCTGATGGCGGAGACCGTCGGCGACGGCATCGTGAAGCTCTCGCCGGGGGACAACTGGCAGACGGTCCTCAAGAAGGGCAAGGCGTTGGTCTACCCCGGCTGA
- the mtrB gene encoding MtrAB system histidine kinase MtrB, whose protein sequence is MARGSAAPRPGEPGVRTERAADSGRKASRMSRFLQGGRLFEDRTPGGPVPRLLMRWVRRPLLPAVRLWRRNLQLRVVAGTLLMSLGVVLLLGFVVIGQVRNGLLDAKGKAAQTQAAGGFAAAQEKANAPLAPGGQGSEGADGMTGSTSWRTELVDQLASGGKNAFNVVALSVDSVTEGASSRAARGSGSVEASSVPERLRQNVSKGQGAYQTYSLIQYSYGNESQPGLVVGKRLYDIDQQPYELYYLFPLTQEEKSLSLVKTTLATAGLFVVVLLGAIAWFVVRQVVTPVRMAAGIAERLSAGKLQERMKVTGEDDIARLGEAFNKMAQNLQLKIQQLEELSRMQRRFVSDVSHELRTPLTTVRMAADVIHEARADFDPVTARSAELLGDQLDRFESLLADLLEISRFDAGAAALEAEPIDLRTVVHRVIGGAEPLAERKGSRIIVVGDDQPVIAEADARRVERVLRNLVVNAVEHGEGRDVVVRMGVAQGAVAVAVRDYGVGLKPGEATRVFNRFWRADPARARTTGGTGLGLSIAVEDARLHGGWLQAWGEPGGGSQFRLTLPRTADEPLRGSPIPLEPEDSRRNRENRERDEAGPGTPGDHRLTSVPPQPGGGGRSPLPVPGRGPAVRNGAPSSVHPAALPGNGARVVARQTPERPGGVGNGVQHSDQEDTTRGY, encoded by the coding sequence ATGGCCCGAGGCAGTGCTGCTCCGCGGCCCGGCGAGCCGGGAGTCCGTACGGAGCGGGCTGCCGACTCGGGTCGGAAGGCGTCACGTATGAGCCGTTTCCTGCAGGGCGGCCGGTTGTTCGAGGACCGGACGCCCGGCGGGCCCGTACCGCGGTTGCTGATGCGGTGGGTACGCCGTCCGTTGCTGCCCGCCGTCCGGTTGTGGCGGCGCAACCTGCAGCTCCGCGTCGTCGCGGGCACCCTCCTGATGTCGCTCGGGGTCGTGCTGCTGCTCGGCTTCGTCGTCATCGGCCAGGTGCGCAACGGCCTGCTCGACGCCAAGGGCAAGGCCGCCCAGACCCAGGCCGCCGGCGGTTTCGCCGCGGCCCAGGAGAAGGCGAACGCCCCCCTCGCCCCCGGCGGGCAGGGGAGCGAGGGCGCCGACGGCATGACCGGCAGCACCTCGTGGCGCACCGAGCTCGTCGACCAGCTCGCCAGCGGCGGCAAGAACGCCTTCAACGTGGTGGCGCTCAGCGTGGACTCGGTCACCGAGGGGGCGAGCAGCCGTGCCGCCCGCGGTTCCGGCAGCGTCGAGGCGTCCAGCGTGCCCGAGCGTCTGCGGCAGAACGTGAGCAAGGGGCAGGGCGCCTACCAGACGTACTCCCTGATCCAGTATTCGTACGGCAACGAGTCGCAACCGGGGCTCGTCGTCGGCAAGCGGCTCTACGACATCGATCAGCAGCCCTACGAGCTGTACTACCTCTTCCCGCTCACGCAGGAGGAGAAGTCCCTGTCCCTGGTCAAGACGACCCTGGCGACCGCCGGACTGTTCGTCGTCGTGCTGCTCGGGGCCATCGCCTGGTTCGTGGTGCGGCAGGTCGTCACCCCGGTGCGGATGGCGGCCGGTATCGCCGAGCGGCTCTCCGCCGGCAAGCTCCAGGAACGGATGAAGGTCACCGGTGAGGACGACATCGCCCGGCTCGGCGAGGCCTTCAACAAGATGGCCCAGAACCTCCAGCTGAAGATCCAGCAGCTGGAGGAGCTCTCCCGGATGCAGCGGCGCTTCGTCTCCGACGTCTCGCACGAGCTGCGGACCCCCCTCACCACCGTGCGGATGGCCGCCGATGTCATCCACGAGGCCCGCGCCGACTTCGACCCCGTCACCGCACGCTCCGCCGAACTGCTGGGCGACCAGCTCGACCGGTTCGAGTCGCTGCTCGCCGATCTGCTGGAGATCAGCCGCTTCGACGCGGGCGCCGCGGCCCTGGAGGCCGAGCCGATAGACCTGCGGACCGTGGTGCACCGGGTGATCGGCGGCGCCGAGCCGCTCGCCGAGCGCAAGGGCAGCCGGATCATCGTCGTCGGCGACGATCAGCCGGTCATCGCCGAGGCCGATGCCCGCCGCGTCGAACGCGTCCTGCGCAACCTCGTGGTCAACGCCGTCGAGCACGGCGAGGGCCGGGACGTCGTGGTGCGGATGGGGGTGGCACAGGGCGCGGTCGCCGTGGCCGTCCGGGACTACGGGGTCGGGCTCAAGCCCGGCGAGGCGACCCGCGTCTTCAACCGGTTCTGGCGTGCCGACCCGGCGCGCGCCCGGACGACCGGTGGGACCGGCCTCGGCCTCTCCATCGCGGTCGAGGACGCCCGGCTGCACGGCGGCTGGCTCCAGGCCTGGGGCGAGCCCGGCGGCGGCTCCCAGTTCCGGCTGACCCTGCCGCGTACGGCGGACGAGCCCCTGCGCGGTTCGCCGATACCGCTGGAGCCCGAGGACTCGCGGCGCAACCGGGAGAACCGGGAGCGCGACGAGGCCGGGCCGGGGACGCCGGGCGACCACCGCCTGACGTCCGTGCCGCCCCAGCCCGGAGGGGGCGGCCGTTCGCCGCTGCCCGTGCCCGGTCGCGGCCCCGCCGTCCGTAACGGCGCGCCCTCGTCGGTGCACCCCGCCGCGCTGCCCGGCAACGGGGCACGCGTCGTGGCGCGCCAGACCCCGGAGCGTCCCGGTGGCGTGGGCAACGGCGTACAGCATTCCGACCAGGAGGACACCACTCGTGGGTACTGA
- a CDS encoding ComF family protein produces MRNVWQELSGLLLPVACAGCGRPRTELCAACGAALFGGPARRVRPSPGPPGLPAVYAAAPYENAVRAVLLAHKERGALGLAGALGRALAGCVRAGTGQLGRAATLGGAGSLRAAAPLLLVPVPSARSATAARGHDPVRRIAVTAARELRRAALPARVLPVLRQRRAVADQSGLGARQRRANLAGALELTAVGERLLRRGLLRHDRVILVDDLLTTGSTLAEAARAVDEGRGGDREPSVHGGLRAAVVAASPSAFEINRN; encoded by the coding sequence GTGCGGAACGTGTGGCAGGAGCTGTCCGGTCTGCTTCTGCCGGTGGCCTGCGCCGGCTGCGGCAGACCGCGCACCGAGCTGTGCGCGGCCTGCGGGGCCGCGCTGTTCGGCGGGCCCGCCCGCCGGGTCCGCCCCTCGCCCGGGCCGCCGGGACTTCCGGCGGTATACGCGGCCGCGCCGTACGAGAACGCCGTACGCGCGGTTCTGCTGGCCCACAAGGAGCGCGGTGCACTCGGGTTGGCGGGGGCGCTCGGACGGGCCCTGGCGGGTTGTGTACGGGCCGGGACGGGGCAGCTGGGCAGGGCGGCGACGCTCGGCGGGGCAGGGTCCCTGCGGGCTGCGGCGCCCCTGCTGCTGGTCCCTGTGCCCTCCGCGCGTTCCGCGACCGCTGCGCGTGGCCATGATCCGGTGCGCAGGATCGCCGTCACGGCCGCGCGGGAGCTGCGGCGCGCGGCTCTGCCGGCCCGGGTGCTTCCGGTGCTCCGGCAGCGGCGCGCGGTCGCCGACCAGTCAGGGCTCGGGGCGCGGCAGCGGCGGGCGAACCTGGCCGGCGCGCTGGAGCTCACGGCAGTGGGAGAGCGCCTCCTCCGGCGCGGACTCCTCCGTCACGACCGGGTGATCCTGGTCGACGATCTGTTGACGACGGGATCGACGCTGGCGGAAGCGGCACGGGCCGTCGACGAAGGGCGCGGCGGCGATCGCGAGCCCTCCGTGCACGGAGGGCTCCGGGCGGCTGTCGTCGCAGCTTCTCCCTCCGCCTTCGAAATAAACCGGAACTGA
- the hpf gene encoding ribosome hibernation-promoting factor, HPF/YfiA family, which translates to MDIVVKGRKTEVPERFRKHVAEKLKLDKIQKFDGKVISLDVEVSKEPNPRQADRSDRVEITLRSRGPVIRAEAAAGDPYAALDLATGKLEARLRKQHDKRYSRRGNGRLSAAEVGDVVPGVASFDEDGELVGDQSPAPVPTTKIGSLEVQGEGPLVMREKTHTAAPMSLDQALYEMELVGHDFYLFVDSETKEPSVVYRRHAYDYGVIHLRTDPLAADEAGGAGGALGG; encoded by the coding sequence GTGGACATCGTCGTCAAGGGCCGCAAGACCGAGGTGCCCGAGCGGTTCCGCAAGCACGTGGCCGAGAAGCTGAAGCTGGACAAGATCCAGAAGTTCGACGGCAAGGTGATCAGCCTCGACGTCGAGGTGTCCAAGGAGCCGAATCCCCGTCAGGCCGACCGTTCCGACCGGGTGGAGATCACGCTCCGCTCCCGGGGGCCGGTCATCCGGGCGGAAGCGGCGGCGGGCGACCCTTACGCAGCGCTCGACCTGGCCACCGGAAAGCTGGAGGCCCGGCTGCGCAAGCAGCACGACAAGCGCTACAGCCGCCGTGGCAACGGCCGTCTGTCGGCTGCCGAGGTCGGGGACGTCGTCCCCGGCGTAGCTTCGTTCGACGAGGACGGTGAGCTGGTCGGCGACCAGTCGCCGGCGCCCGTCCCCACCACGAAGATCGGCTCGCTCGAAGTGCAGGGCGAAGGGCCTCTCGTGATGCGCGAGAAGACCCACACCGCCGCACCCATGTCGCTCGACCAGGCGCTCTACGAGATGGAACTGGTCGGCCACGACTTCTATTTGTTCGTCGACTCCGAGACGAAGGAGCCCAGCGTCGTCTACCGGCGACACGCCTACGACTACGGCGTCATCCACCTGAGGACCGACCCGCTCGCCGCGGACGAGGCAGGCGGCGCGGGCGGTGCGCTCGGCGGCTGA